The Nitrospira tepida genome includes a window with the following:
- the tcmP gene encoding three-Cys-motif partner protein TcmP, with protein sequence MAAEDFHDKPFNEGTLTKLQIFELYAREWFPVFLSVKRPWCNAIHVFDFFAGPGTDCVNVLGSPLRLLQQLRSYQTTEGWGKVRIYVHFYDEDEDKITQLKDNIVAHDLRFQDVTFDIQPLRFDDAFTVSARTLALQDAAKLVFIDQTGVAQVTPDVFHRLISSPTCDFLFFLSSSTLHRFHDHPAIKQKIVRPDDYYHVHRKALEESIPFLVEIAKRPPLWGARRVRQQRLLLTFGLTAGLRIGSRINDRHAVHSIL encoded by the coding sequence ATGGCGGCTGAGGATTTCCACGATAAGCCTTTCAACGAGGGAACGCTCACCAAACTCCAAATCTTCGAGCTCTATGCCCGCGAGTGGTTTCCGGTGTTCTTGTCGGTCAAGAGACCCTGGTGTAATGCAATCCACGTTTTCGATTTCTTTGCTGGTCCAGGAACTGATTGTGTGAATGTGCTCGGTAGTCCATTACGGTTGCTACAGCAGCTTCGGAGCTACCAAACAACTGAGGGGTGGGGAAAAGTTCGCATCTATGTGCACTTCTACGATGAAGATGAGGATAAGATTACTCAATTAAAGGACAACATCGTCGCGCATGACCTTCGTTTTCAGGATGTTACCTTCGACATCCAGCCTCTGCGATTTGATGATGCCTTTACGGTATCCGCTCGGACATTGGCCCTTCAGGATGCGGCCAAGCTGGTATTCATCGACCAGACTGGTGTCGCTCAGGTGACACCAGATGTGTTCCATAGGCTGATTAGCTCACCAACTTGCGACTTTCTGTTCTTCCTTTCGTCGTCAACTCTACACAGATTTCATGATCATCCAGCCATAAAGCAAAAGATAGTTCGACCAGATGACTACTACCATGTCCACCGCAAGGCCTTGGAAGAGTCAATCCCATTCTTAGTTGAAATTGCGAAGCGGCCTCCCCTGTGGGGTGCACGTCGTGTCCGTCAACAGAGGCTTCTTTTGACCTTCGGCCTGACAGCCGGCCTCCGCATTGGCTCCAGGATCAACGATCGTCACGCGGTCCATAGCATTCTTTAG
- a CDS encoding DUF5131 family protein translates to MSDHSKIEWTDATWNPVRGCSKVSPGCANCYAETIAERFRGVPGHPFEQGFDLRLVPEKLAEPLRWRTPRMIFVNSMSDLFHEQVPDDYIVNVARVMRVANWHTYQVLTKRAERMRDLLRGKLRFASAQSNIWWGVSVENRKHGLPRVTYLREAPGRVRFLSIEPLLEDLGPFSLEGINWVIVGGESGPGARPMAKAWVLAIRDLCNQAQVPFFFKQWGGVRKAETGRELDGKTYDEFPARPLRTIPSEAELSAIREEIEFA, encoded by the coding sequence ATGAGTGACCACTCCAAGATTGAATGGACCGACGCGACATGGAACCCGGTCCGCGGGTGCTCGAAGGTCAGTCCGGGGTGCGCCAACTGTTATGCGGAAACGATTGCTGAACGTTTCCGTGGTGTCCCAGGACACCCCTTTGAACAGGGGTTTGATTTACGATTGGTTCCGGAGAAGCTCGCAGAGCCCTTGCGGTGGCGGACCCCCCGAATGATTTTTGTCAATTCGATGAGTGACTTGTTCCATGAGCAGGTCCCTGATGACTACATTGTGAATGTCGCGCGCGTGATGCGAGTGGCGAACTGGCACACCTATCAAGTGTTGACCAAACGTGCGGAGCGAATGCGGGACCTGCTCAGGGGGAAACTTCGATTCGCATCTGCTCAATCAAACATTTGGTGGGGCGTGAGTGTCGAAAACAGGAAGCACGGTCTTCCTCGCGTGACATATCTGCGTGAAGCTCCGGGGCGAGTCCGCTTCCTGTCGATCGAGCCTTTGCTTGAAGACCTCGGCCCGTTCAGTCTCGAAGGTATCAATTGGGTTATTGTGGGCGGCGAAAGCGGTCCCGGAGCCAGGCCGATGGCCAAAGCCTGGGTACTTGCGATTCGCGATCTATGCAATCAGGCTCAAGTCCCGTTCTTTTTCAAGCAATGGGGCGGAGTCAGAAAAGCAGAGACGGGTCGAGAGCTAGATGGGAAGACTTATGATGAGTTTCCGGCTCGTCCTCTTAGGACTATCCCATCCGAAGCTGAATTGTCGGCCATTAGGGAAGAGATAGAGTTTGCTTGA
- a CDS encoding universal stress protein — MKILLAIDGSKYGRWATDWVARLPLVDAKKVTALHVVDLSALKMPLVPHPVPAWDAPYVQKEAQRLEERADAVVKETRARFASLKIKATVLREHGSVAEAILQQAKGAGTLTVIGSRGLDALDRFMLGSVSTKVVHHAKGSVLVVREPARPIRRIVYATDGSKASLKALHFLERQFVPKKDKGPAIEVAVLYAMPLLKYPELREPGHRLVESAAAKLVQAGYLVEPVFKIGHPADEIIKFAERRQSDLVISGARGRGAIARFLLGSVSTRLVQHSPCSVLVVR, encoded by the coding sequence ATGAAAATCCTGCTGGCGATCGATGGGTCGAAATACGGGCGCTGGGCGACGGACTGGGTTGCGCGGCTTCCGCTGGTCGACGCGAAGAAGGTGACGGCGCTGCATGTGGTGGACCTCTCGGCGTTGAAGATGCCGCTGGTGCCGCATCCGGTGCCGGCCTGGGATGCGCCCTACGTGCAGAAGGAGGCGCAGCGGCTGGAGGAACGGGCGGACGCGGTGGTGAAGGAGACGCGCGCGCGGTTTGCGTCGCTCAAGATCAAAGCAACGGTGCTCCGCGAGCACGGCTCGGTCGCCGAGGCCATACTCCAACAGGCGAAGGGCGCCGGGACGCTGACCGTCATCGGGAGCCGCGGGCTCGACGCGCTGGATCGGTTCATGCTCGGGAGCGTCTCCACCAAGGTCGTCCATCATGCCAAGGGCTCGGTGCTGGTCGTGCGGGAGCCGGCTCGCCCGATCCGCCGGATCGTCTATGCGACCGACGGTTCCAAGGCTTCTTTGAAGGCGCTGCATTTTCTGGAGCGGCAGTTTGTCCCGAAGAAGGATAAGGGGCCCGCCATCGAAGTGGCGGTCCTCTACGCCATGCCCCTGCTGAAGTACCCGGAGCTGAGAGAGCCGGGCCATCGCCTGGTCGAATCGGCCGCCGCGAAACTGGTTCAGGCCGGCTACCTCGTCGAGCCGGTGTTCAAGATCGGCCACCCGGCGGATGAGATCATCAAGTTCGCCGAGCGACGACAGAGCGACCTGGTGATCAGCGGCGCCAGGGGGCGAGGGGCCATCGCGCGGTTCCTGCTGGGCAGCGTCTCCACGAGGCTTGTCCAGCACAGCCCCTGTTCGGTCCTGGTCGTGCGGTAG
- the pfp gene encoding diphosphate--fructose-6-phosphate 1-phosphotransferase produces the protein MSEPRTTIGILVGGGPAPGINSVISAATIRSIMGGCKVLGIQDGFKWLMIGDASKTKPLSIAEVSRIHFRGGSYLGTSRANPTKKPSDLDIVFATLQQLGVSRLITIGGDDTAFSALKLDQQAAGRLLVVHVPKTIDNDLDLPYGIPTFGFQTARHVGVELVKNLMVDAMTTSRWYFVVAMGRKAGHLALGIGKAAGATLTVIPEEFSKRPIRLATLVDTLVGAIIKRRSMGRNDGVAVLAEGLAEYLSPEDFGGLEHVERDDHGHVRLSEVALGDVIKRAVEQALKEFGITTTVVTKEIGYELRCADPIPFDMEYTRDMGYCAAQFLLDGGSAAMVSIQNGRFVPIPFESILDPLTGRTRVRMVDVTSESYQIARGYMIRLSADDFERPEEMARHAALIKMTPETFRARFEYLVTSEHGGLATRPRGAYP, from the coding sequence ATGAGTGAACCTCGAACAACGATCGGCATCCTGGTCGGGGGCGGCCCAGCGCCGGGAATCAACAGCGTGATCAGCGCGGCGACGATCCGCAGCATCATGGGCGGCTGCAAGGTGCTGGGGATCCAGGATGGCTTCAAGTGGCTGATGATCGGCGACGCGAGCAAGACCAAGCCGCTCTCCATCGCGGAGGTCAGCCGGATACACTTCCGGGGCGGGTCCTATCTGGGTACGTCGCGGGCCAATCCGACCAAGAAGCCCTCTGACCTGGACATCGTTTTCGCCACGTTACAACAGCTCGGCGTCTCCCGGCTCATCACCATCGGAGGAGACGACACGGCCTTTTCCGCCCTAAAGCTCGACCAGCAAGCGGCGGGCCGCTTGCTGGTCGTCCACGTGCCGAAGACCATCGACAACGACCTGGACCTGCCGTACGGCATCCCCACGTTCGGGTTTCAGACCGCTCGCCACGTCGGCGTCGAGCTCGTCAAGAACCTGATGGTCGACGCGATGACCACGTCGCGGTGGTATTTTGTCGTGGCCATGGGCCGCAAGGCCGGGCACCTCGCGCTCGGCATCGGGAAAGCAGCGGGCGCAACGCTGACAGTGATTCCTGAGGAGTTCTCGAAACGTCCGATCCGTCTTGCCACGCTCGTGGATACGCTGGTGGGCGCGATCATCAAACGACGCAGTATGGGCCGAAACGATGGGGTCGCCGTCCTGGCCGAAGGGTTGGCCGAATACCTGAGCCCGGAGGACTTCGGCGGACTCGAACACGTGGAGAGGGACGATCACGGACACGTGCGTCTGTCGGAAGTGGCTTTGGGAGACGTGATCAAGCGGGCCGTCGAACAAGCGCTCAAGGAATTCGGGATTACGACCACGGTGGTGACCAAGGAGATCGGCTACGAGCTCCGCTGCGCAGACCCCATCCCGTTCGACATGGAGTACACCCGGGACATGGGCTACTGCGCCGCACAGTTTTTGCTCGACGGCGGCAGCGCCGCGATGGTGTCTATCCAGAATGGGCGGTTCGTGCCGATTCCGTTCGAATCGATTCTGGACCCGCTGACGGGCCGGACGCGCGTGCGGATGGTTGATGTCACGTCCGAGTCCTATCAGATCGCGCGCGGGTACATGATCCGACTCTCCGCCGACGATTTCGAGCGACCGGAAGAGATGGCGCGGCATGCGGCGCTCATCAAGATGACGCCCGAGACGTTTCGGGCCAGATTCGAATACCTGGTCACCTCTGAGCATGGGGGACTGGCCACGCGGCCGCGCGGTGCCTATCCCTGA
- the fbp gene encoding fructose-1,6-bisphosphate aldolase/phosphatase — protein sequence MAKSNKLTISVIKADIGGWVGHSAIHPRLVEVATEELSAARKRGLLIDFHVTACGDDLQLILTHRQGVDNEQIHKLAWDTFVKGTAVAKELHLYGAGQDLLSDAFSGNVRGQGPGVAEMEIVERTSEPVLVFMADKTSAGAWNLPLFKMFADPFTTAGLVIAPGMHQGFRFEVHDIREHKKILFDCPEDLYDMLMFIGTPGRFTIKHVFSRADGTIAAVSSTERLSLLAGKYVGKDDPVMVVRAQQNFPAVGEVLEPFRYPWIIEGWMRGSHYGPLMAVPIKQATPSRFDGPPRVACLGFQIADGRLIGPRDMFDDPAFEEARREANQVADVLRRHGPFEPHRLPLEEMEYTTLPQVMKKLEGRWEKL from the coding sequence ATGGCGAAATCAAACAAGCTGACGATCAGCGTCATCAAGGCGGACATCGGCGGATGGGTCGGCCATTCGGCTATTCATCCTCGGCTCGTGGAGGTGGCGACCGAGGAACTGTCCGCCGCGCGCAAGCGCGGTCTCCTCATCGACTTTCACGTCACCGCTTGCGGCGACGATCTGCAGTTGATCCTCACGCACCGGCAGGGGGTGGATAACGAGCAGATCCACAAACTGGCCTGGGACACGTTTGTAAAGGGCACCGCGGTTGCGAAGGAGTTGCATCTGTACGGGGCCGGGCAGGATCTGCTGAGCGATGCGTTCAGCGGGAACGTGCGCGGGCAGGGGCCCGGGGTGGCCGAAATGGAGATCGTGGAGCGGACTTCCGAACCGGTCCTGGTCTTCATGGCCGATAAGACCTCGGCCGGCGCCTGGAATCTCCCGCTGTTTAAAATGTTTGCCGATCCGTTCACGACGGCGGGGCTCGTGATCGCGCCAGGGATGCATCAGGGGTTCCGGTTCGAAGTGCACGACATCCGCGAGCACAAGAAGATCCTGTTCGACTGCCCGGAAGACCTCTACGACATGCTGATGTTTATCGGCACGCCGGGGCGGTTCACGATCAAGCACGTGTTCTCGCGCGCGGACGGCACGATTGCCGCCGTCTCGTCGACCGAGCGACTGTCCTTGCTCGCGGGGAAATACGTCGGCAAGGACGACCCGGTGATGGTCGTGCGGGCGCAGCAGAATTTTCCGGCGGTCGGCGAGGTGCTCGAACCCTTCCGCTATCCCTGGATCATCGAGGGCTGGATGCGCGGGTCGCACTATGGGCCTCTCATGGCGGTTCCGATCAAACAGGCCACCCCGAGCCGATTCGACGGTCCTCCACGCGTGGCCTGCCTGGGCTTTCAGATCGCAGACGGACGGTTGATCGGCCCCCGTGACATGTTCGACGATCCGGCGTTCGAGGAAGCGCGGCGCGAAGCCAACCAAGTCGCCGACGTCCTGCGGCGGCATGGGCCCTTCGAGCCGCACCGCCTGCCGCTGGAGGAAATGGAATACACGACCTTGCCGCAGGTGATGAAGAAGCTGGAAGGACGGTGGGAGAAGCTGTGA
- a CDS encoding DUF1122 family protein, whose protein sequence is MVESLNGQAVGRYRLRVEVVGRPRYVDQRDFALYLIDPDGSRSHEPLFQGRWNAGRPSSFVPAWIDGEFAPPPFPHPQDEGEGLGEGEGLFGEVARCLGALIPAGGRLWLAYESFGAESWLERETRAALAAHVPAEATPIGLLLVRAGCWSGMHDWDFPEGGREGFRKLQGNKPLHLEQAYQSGIALMRALHSFAALRTADEVTRRAQARAALVQQEVEQRIARRDWPAAVRSIS, encoded by the coding sequence ATGGTTGAATCATTGAACGGACAGGCAGTTGGGCGGTATCGGTTGCGTGTTGAGGTCGTTGGACGACCTCGGTACGTGGATCAGCGGGACTTTGCCCTGTATCTCATTGATCCGGACGGCTCCCGATCACATGAGCCGCTGTTCCAAGGCCGCTGGAATGCGGGGCGGCCCTCGAGCTTCGTGCCCGCCTGGATTGATGGGGAATTTGCACCCCCGCCCTTTCCTCACCCTCAGGATGAGGGGGAGGGGTTGGGAGAGGGGGAGGGCCTATTCGGGGAGGTGGCGCGATGTCTGGGCGCGCTCATTCCGGCCGGCGGCCGCCTGTGGCTTGCCTACGAAAGCTTTGGCGCGGAGAGCTGGTTAGAGCGCGAGACGCGAGCCGCGCTGGCGGCGCATGTCCCGGCGGAAGCGACCCCGATCGGGCTGCTGCTGGTCCGCGCAGGTTGCTGGAGCGGCATGCACGATTGGGATTTCCCGGAGGGTGGCCGTGAAGGGTTTCGGAAATTGCAGGGCAACAAACCGCTTCACCTGGAACAGGCCTACCAATCGGGGATCGCCCTGATGCGGGCACTGCACAGCTTTGCTGCGCTACGGACTGCCGATGAAGTCACGCGACGCGCGCAGGCACGGGCGGCGCTGGTTCAACAAGAGGTGGAGCAACGGATCGCGCGGCGGGATTGGCCTGCGGCGGTCAGGTCAATCAGCTAG